A DNA window from Flavisolibacter ginsenosidimutans contains the following coding sequences:
- a CDS encoding porin family protein has translation MKKTLFIALAAAASFAVHAQNVDFGLKGGLNLASWTTNSNGAGYQNRLAYHVGGLAQINLTPQIAVQPEVVYSSQGTKYTLGSNEHSLALNYINIPVMVQAKIGSGVYAEAGPQIGFLTSVSDKINSTETNYFTTQDFKNTDVALGFGLGFQGSSGIGVDARYNLGLTNINNAGSNDIKNNVLQIGLFLKLNGTRSRR, from the coding sequence ATGAAAAAGACTCTCTTCATTGCACTTGCAGCCGCAGCAAGCTTCGCTGTACATGCGCAAAACGTTGACTTCGGATTGAAAGGTGGATTGAATTTGGCATCGTGGACAACTAACAGCAACGGAGCAGGCTATCAAAACCGGCTTGCTTATCACGTTGGCGGATTGGCGCAAATAAATCTTACACCGCAAATTGCGGTACAACCCGAAGTTGTTTATTCAAGCCAGGGAACCAAATACACACTTGGGTCAAATGAACACAGTCTTGCGCTTAATTACATCAACATACCCGTAATGGTGCAAGCCAAAATTGGCAGTGGCGTTTATGCCGAAGCAGGTCCGCAAATCGGTTTTCTTACAAGCGTGTCCGATAAAATCAACAGCACCGAAACAAATTATTTTACCACTCAGGATTTTAAAAATACCGATGTTGCCCTGGGCTTTGGACTGGGCTTTCAAGGCTCGTCGGGTATTGGTGTTGATGCCCGCTACAATCTTGGTTTAACCAATATCAACAACGCCGGTTCGAACGACATTAAAAACAACGTGCTTCAAATTGGTTTGTTCCTGAAGTTGAACGGAACAAGATCAAGGCGCTAA
- a CDS encoding porin family protein, with protein MKKVIICAVAVMSSFVLFAQAPKYGLKAGFNMATVTNAGGDLKPGFNGGILAHIHITPAFSLQPEVMYSNQGTKYSSSDKLLLNYINVPLLLQYNFDNGFRLQGGPQVGFLIEAKHKIGDVETDVANSYKTVDFSIPLGFSYLGYSGFGADARYNIGVTKIVKNNSGAYRNGVLQLGVFYLFDHHHKAQSGKRR; from the coding sequence ATGAAGAAAGTTATTATTTGTGCGGTCGCAGTGATGTCAAGCTTCGTCTTGTTTGCACAAGCTCCCAAGTATGGTTTAAAAGCTGGTTTCAACATGGCAACGGTTACCAACGCAGGCGGTGATTTAAAGCCCGGCTTTAATGGTGGTATATTGGCTCACATTCACATTACACCGGCTTTTTCTTTGCAGCCGGAGGTGATGTATTCGAACCAAGGCACGAAGTATTCATCAAGCGATAAACTCTTGTTGAATTACATAAATGTTCCTTTGTTGTTGCAGTACAATTTCGACAACGGCTTTCGTTTGCAAGGCGGACCGCAAGTTGGTTTTCTTATTGAGGCAAAACACAAAATTGGCGACGTGGAAACCGATGTAGCAAACAGCTATAAAACAGTTGATTTTTCTATACCTCTTGGTTTTAGTTATCTCGGTTATTCAGGCTTTGGCGCGGATGCCCGCTACAACATTGGTGTAACAAAAATTGTCAAAAACAATTCGGGTGCTTACCGTAACGGCGTTTTGCAGTTGGGTGTGTTTTATCTTTTCGATCATCATCACAAGGCGCAGTCAGGTAAAAGAAGATAA
- the pyrR gene encoding bifunctional pyr operon transcriptional regulator/uracil phosphoribosyltransferase PyrR, which translates to MKTVITAEQINLTIKRLAHQILENHLQLQNTVIIGLQPRGVYLSDRIVEEIKRETSNLQVNYGKLDITFYRDDVRKELHVPNKTAIDFSIEERAVVLIDDVLYTGRTIRAALDALMDFGRPSKVELMVLIDRRYSRQLPIQPDYTGKSIDSIVTQKVKVLWQEKDGKDEVVLI; encoded by the coding sequence TTGAAGACTGTCATAACAGCCGAACAAATTAACCTTACCATCAAACGGCTTGCGCACCAGATACTCGAAAATCATCTGCAATTGCAGAACACAGTTATCATCGGGCTACAGCCCCGTGGCGTTTATTTGTCGGACAGAATTGTGGAAGAAATAAAACGCGAAACTTCAAACCTTCAGGTAAACTACGGAAAGCTGGACATTACGTTTTACCGCGATGACGTTCGCAAAGAATTGCACGTGCCAAACAAAACAGCCATTGATTTTTCGATAGAAGAAAGGGCCGTGGTGCTGATTGACGATGTTTTATACACCGGCAGAACCATTCGTGCCGCGCTGGATGCGCTGATGGATTTTGGCCGGCCGTCAAAAGTTGAGCTGATGGTTTTAATAGATCGCCGGTACAGCCGGCAGTTGCCCATTCAACCCGATTACACCGGCAAATCCATTGATTCCATCGTTACCCAAAAGGTGAAAGTCTTGTGGCAGGAGAAAGACGGCAAAGACGAAGTGGTATTGATTTAA